In one window of Sediminispirochaeta bajacaliforniensis DSM 16054 DNA:
- the dxs gene encoding 1-deoxy-D-xylulose-5-phosphate synthase, which produces MRAEQNGYLHAIHSPDDLKRLPSGSLPFLAKEIRERIIHVVQKNGGHLASNLGVVELTIALHRVFSTPKDKIIWDVGHQCYTHKLLTGREDRFDTIRKKDGLSGFPKRSESIHDAMDTGHSSTSISAGLGILTGMRLSGDSEGKVVAVIGDGAMTGGMAFEALNHAGDLAKDLIVVFNDNNWSISPNVGGLSVNSNLSKLSASVSKLTTTRFYQSLRKYIDRGLRGIPFLGYKLYELFIRFKKALKAVVFKETIFSELGFEYVGPIDGHSISRLTEVFEAVRHLHKPVIVHVITQKGRGHSLAEVNPTAYHGVSPMVAVDGKIERKSVMTFTEVFAESLMREAEQRSEIVAITAAMCEGTGLSSFRESYPDRFFDVGISEQHAVTFAAGLAASGMRPVVAIYSTFMQRAVDQVIHDVALPSLPVLFCLDRSGLVGADGETHQGLYDLSLFLSVPGMTLLAPAGKEELPLMLAYALTLDGPCMIRYPKDACLPLGEACSRPIEKGRGVFLREEGGDVLILSYGASCAQCVGAADLLEREGVGADVCNIRFAKPIDEEWLLDSCASYRTLIIVEEASSIGGIGEYLIALISRYHADIDLFHFGVPDRFLPHASRRELLSSVALDAEAIAGRVRLCLAERETFGSKSESWGYQGKE; this is translated from the coding sequence ATGCGGGCCGAACAAAACGGCTATCTTCATGCTATTCACTCGCCGGACGATCTTAAACGGCTGCCTTCGGGGTCGCTTCCCTTTCTTGCAAAGGAAATCCGTGAGCGTATCATTCATGTTGTTCAGAAGAACGGCGGCCATCTTGCATCCAACCTTGGGGTGGTTGAGTTGACCATTGCCCTTCATAGGGTTTTTTCTACTCCGAAGGATAAGATTATCTGGGATGTAGGCCATCAATGTTATACTCACAAGCTGCTTACCGGCCGTGAGGATCGTTTCGATACCATTCGGAAGAAGGATGGTTTAAGCGGTTTTCCAAAGCGGAGTGAAAGTATTCACGACGCCATGGATACGGGCCACTCCTCGACCTCGATTTCGGCGGGTTTAGGAATCCTTACCGGCATGCGGCTTTCCGGTGATTCAGAAGGAAAGGTCGTTGCTGTTATCGGTGACGGTGCAATGACCGGCGGCATGGCATTTGAGGCACTGAACCACGCAGGAGACCTTGCAAAAGACCTTATCGTCGTCTTTAACGATAACAACTGGTCTATCAGCCCTAATGTCGGGGGCCTTTCGGTTAATTCAAATCTAAGTAAACTATCCGCATCGGTTTCCAAATTAACGACGACAAGGTTTTATCAATCCCTTCGCAAATACATCGACCGCGGATTACGGGGGATCCCTTTTCTCGGCTACAAGCTTTACGAACTTTTTATACGGTTTAAGAAAGCCTTGAAAGCTGTTGTCTTTAAAGAGACGATTTTTTCCGAACTCGGCTTTGAATATGTTGGGCCCATAGATGGCCATTCGATCAGCAGGCTTACCGAGGTTTTTGAGGCTGTCCGCCATCTGCATAAGCCGGTGATTGTGCATGTGATTACGCAGAAAGGACGGGGCCACTCTCTTGCCGAGGTAAATCCCACGGCCTATCATGGGGTTTCTCCCATGGTTGCGGTGGATGGAAAGATCGAGCGAAAGAGTGTTATGACCTTCACCGAGGTTTTTGCCGAATCCTTGATGCGTGAGGCTGAACAACGATCCGAAATTGTCGCAATCACTGCCGCCATGTGCGAAGGAACCGGGCTTTCTTCTTTTCGTGAAAGCTACCCCGATCGTTTTTTTGATGTCGGAATCAGTGAGCAGCATGCTGTTACCTTTGCAGCGGGACTTGCAGCATCGGGAATGCGACCTGTTGTGGCCATCTATTCCACCTTCATGCAAAGGGCGGTGGACCAGGTGATCCACGACGTAGCACTTCCCTCACTTCCTGTGCTGTTCTGCCTCGATAGATCGGGACTTGTCGGTGCCGACGGTGAGACTCATCAGGGGCTTTACGACCTTTCGCTTTTTCTCTCGGTTCCCGGGATGACACTCCTTGCCCCTGCAGGAAAGGAGGAACTCCCTCTCATGCTTGCATATGCCCTTACCCTTGACGGCCCCTGTATGATACGGTACCCCAAAGACGCCTGTCTTCCTCTTGGAGAGGCTTGTTCCCGTCCTATTGAAAAGGGACGCGGAGTATTCCTGCGAGAGGAAGGCGGAGACGTGCTTATTCTATCCTACGGCGCGAGCTGTGCACAGTGCGTCGGAGCCGCCGATCTTCTGGAACGAGAGGGGGTTGGGGCCGATGTTTGTAACATACGTTTTGCCAAGCCCATTGATGAAGAGTGGCTGCTCGACAGTTGTGCCAGTTATCGTACACTCATTATTGTAGAAGAGGCATCATCAATCGGGGGTATTGGAGAGTACCTGATTGCACTTATATCAAGATATCATGCAGATATTGATCTTTTTCACTTTGGTGTTCCCGATCGTTTTTTGCCGCATGCCTCTCGAAGAGAACTTTTGTCTTCCGTTGCCCTTGATGCCGAGGCAATAGCCGGAAGGGTCCGACTCTGTCTTGCCGAACGGGAGACATTCGGCAGCAAATCCGAAAGCTGGGGCTATCAAGGTAAGGAGTAG
- the hisI gene encoding phosphoribosyl-AMP cyclohydrolase, whose protein sequence is MDTARGDIDIIMEKQYNPGEFHPPLSGADPKEAIDFEKGGGLVPAVVQEWETGMVLMLAWVNKEALSLSMETGYAHYYSRSRNRLWKKGETSGHIQKVREILIDCDGDTILYIVEQTGPACHTGAKSCFYRRLSN, encoded by the coding sequence ATGGATACCGCAAGAGGAGACATAGACATCATTATGGAAAAACAATACAACCCTGGGGAATTTCATCCTCCCCTTTCGGGAGCAGACCCAAAAGAAGCGATCGATTTCGAAAAGGGAGGCGGCTTAGTCCCGGCGGTCGTACAGGAATGGGAAACAGGAATGGTGCTGATGCTTGCCTGGGTAAACAAAGAGGCCCTCTCTTTATCGATGGAAACGGGATATGCCCATTACTATTCGAGAAGCAGGAACAGGCTGTGGAAAAAGGGAGAAACCAGTGGCCATATCCAGAAGGTCAGGGAAATTCTCATCGACTGCGATGGGGATACCATCCTCTACATAGTGGAACAGACGGGGCCGGCTTGTCATACCGGGGCAAAAAGCTGCTTTTATCGAAGGCTTTCCAATTAG
- the rpsF gene encoding 30S ribosomal protein S6, whose protein sequence is MRTYELTTIFRMSDEEFSKGKEFVSAELEKAGATIKSQEDKGIREFAYSIKKEKRGRYLYLETELDPTKVIDLERAFLLSDSVLKFLFVKKES, encoded by the coding sequence ATGAGAACATACGAGCTGACTACTATCTTTAGAATGTCGGACGAGGAGTTCTCCAAAGGCAAGGAATTTGTGTCCGCCGAGCTTGAAAAGGCTGGCGCCACGATAAAAAGCCAGGAGGACAAGGGCATTCGCGAATTTGCGTACTCCATTAAGAAAGAAAAGCGGGGCAGATATCTCTATCTTGAAACCGAACTTGATCCCACAAAGGTTATTGATCTTGAGCGGGCTTTCTTGCTCTCCGATTCCGTACTGAAGTTTCTCTTTGTAAAAAAAGAATCTTAG
- a CDS encoding DUF2232 domain-containing protein produces the protein MVQEKYSAVRSDIVKGAITLVVSFVLFQFRAVFFLFLIPLFLYGMRRSWEKTALVLLVLWTALFVQTMVLTAGIDVPGIDRKLLVLVDLSYPSFLLAGILGFFLLKGRALKRFLIVSVAAGCVSVPVILAVAANQSFTGLLREQIIAITELLRQPLSDSGSFESSLLMAQLDPQTMVETTKDLFFRFSLAAYCGSLVFGYAVARGIRARFLGESPVDVAAFRVPDRCIWGLLVVLPIVALDLFVDIGFWAYPFWNAATVLLLIYAFQGFGIIRYRMLRSPRLRRARFFLTVLFLMLLFLPGANIVALLAIPLLGVSELWVRYREV, from the coding sequence ATGGTACAGGAAAAGTATTCAGCGGTAAGAAGTGACATAGTAAAAGGAGCGATCACGCTTGTGGTCTCTTTTGTCCTGTTTCAGTTTCGTGCCGTTTTTTTCCTTTTTCTGATACCGCTGTTTTTATATGGTATGAGACGCAGTTGGGAAAAAACTGCACTTGTACTCTTGGTTTTGTGGACCGCGCTGTTCGTACAGACGATGGTTCTGACTGCGGGAATTGATGTGCCGGGAATCGACAGAAAACTGCTTGTGCTGGTTGATTTGTCCTACCCTTCATTCCTTCTCGCAGGTATTCTGGGCTTTTTCTTGTTGAAAGGAAGGGCCCTGAAGCGATTTTTGATTGTTTCGGTTGCGGCCGGTTGCGTAAGTGTTCCTGTCATTCTTGCCGTTGCGGCGAATCAGAGCTTTACCGGTTTGCTTCGGGAACAGATCATCGCAATAACGGAGTTGTTACGCCAGCCCCTGTCTGATAGCGGAAGCTTTGAATCTTCGCTTTTAATGGCGCAACTGGATCCTCAGACGATGGTGGAAACGACGAAGGATCTTTTCTTCAGGTTTTCCCTTGCCGCTTACTGCGGAAGTCTTGTCTTTGGTTATGCTGTTGCCAGGGGAATACGGGCCCGGTTCCTTGGAGAGTCGCCTGTTGATGTGGCTGCCTTTCGGGTGCCGGATCGATGCATCTGGGGACTTTTGGTGGTTTTGCCGATAGTGGCCCTGGATCTTTTTGTTGATATTGGCTTTTGGGCTTATCCTTTCTGGAATGCCGCTACGGTGCTGCTGCTGATCTATGCATTCCAGGGGTTTGGGATCATTCGGTACCGAATGCTTCGTTCTCCGCGTCTTAGGAGAGCAAGGTTTTTTCTGACCGTATTGTTCCTGATGCTGTTGTTTCTGCCCGGGGCGAACATTGTCGCGTTATTGGCGATCCCCCTGCTCGGAGTTTCCGAGTTGTGGGTTCGGTATCGAGAAGTTTAG
- a CDS encoding 4Fe-4S binding protein, translated as MAYKITDDCTNCGACEAECPVEAISEKDDHRWIDPDQCTSCGTCAEVCPVEAILAD; from the coding sequence ATGGCTTACAAAATTACCGATGACTGCACCAACTGTGGTGCTTGCGAAGCCGAATGTCCTGTTGAAGCTATTAGCGAAAAGGACGATCATCGTTGGATTGATCCCGATCAGTGTACGAGTTGCGGCACCTGTGCGGAAGTTTGCCCCGTTGAGGCTATTCTCGCCGACTAA
- a CDS encoding UTP--glucose-1-phosphate uridylyltransferase — translation MEQQFSSRIEEQFRIHSIDRSLTLSILDGFNRGNFDHFTPATVRAIPEPDGKRIIDMSEKEHVSLSVPRKTAEKRLESLIGPRYKEYIPDNVNKKGMLTFSRRELERIGIVLYAKSAFGVLNGGSATSYVDEKKNRDFAPSLFEWYRTIFEEITPNAAGKAKGITPAFIHPDGSLGPSFMELKMRALLLGARAYRQRTGDKHAIPLPLFQMTSKYNNDQILAAYAEYRNSPFLTSLIKETGIDGTKALSGIQPLIAAYTHSNQGRPKGLFTQAFGEKDRLLPLPGGHGQNFIALKEVYNSLLARGYRFAWLGNVDNLGASPDPLQLGFFALSDAQAAFEFSFKTAVDVKGGILIRDEQDRLNCADIGPAISPEELQRVEASGKPILFNCASALFDLKKLCSRLDTIIKELPLRFSDQKKDAGCYSQAEQVTWEVIGMLDHPLIFGVKKSERFLAAKLLTESLLTSGIGLDDPNFPDISKGSSSLRELGKVLNAGLCRGLSSKYGLTLKNGRWIPQEET, via the coding sequence ATGGAACAGCAATTCTCAAGCCGCATTGAAGAACAGTTTCGTATCCACTCCATAGACCGATCCCTCACCCTTTCAATACTTGATGGGTTCAATCGGGGCAATTTTGATCATTTCACACCTGCAACGGTCCGCGCCATTCCCGAACCGGATGGAAAGCGTATCATCGATATGAGTGAAAAAGAGCATGTGAGCCTTTCCGTTCCCCGAAAGACAGCCGAAAAACGGCTGGAATCTCTCATAGGGCCTCGTTATAAAGAATATATTCCGGATAACGTAAACAAGAAGGGAATGCTTACCTTTTCCCGAAGAGAACTCGAGCGGATTGGAATCGTATTGTACGCCAAGAGTGCCTTTGGTGTTCTTAACGGGGGATCGGCCACAAGTTATGTCGACGAAAAAAAGAACCGGGACTTTGCTCCCTCCCTGTTTGAATGGTATCGCACTATTTTCGAAGAGATAACCCCCAATGCCGCGGGCAAGGCAAAGGGGATAACCCCCGCATTCATTCATCCGGATGGTAGTTTGGGCCCAAGTTTCATGGAATTGAAGATGCGGGCCTTACTGCTTGGTGCCCGGGCCTACAGACAACGCACAGGGGATAAGCATGCAATTCCTCTGCCGCTTTTCCAGATGACAAGTAAATATAACAACGATCAGATTCTCGCCGCCTATGCGGAATATCGGAACAGTCCGTTTTTGACATCGCTCATCAAGGAGACAGGAATAGACGGAACCAAGGCACTGTCGGGGATACAGCCGCTGATTGCCGCCTATACCCACAGTAATCAGGGCAGGCCCAAAGGGCTTTTCACCCAGGCCTTCGGAGAAAAAGATAGACTGCTCCCCCTGCCCGGTGGACATGGACAAAATTTCATTGCATTAAAAGAGGTGTACAACTCCCTTCTGGCAAGGGGATACCGCTTTGCATGGCTTGGAAATGTCGATAACCTTGGTGCCAGTCCCGATCCTCTGCAACTCGGCTTCTTTGCTTTGAGCGACGCCCAGGCTGCCTTCGAATTCTCCTTCAAGACCGCCGTAGATGTTAAAGGCGGCATACTCATTCGTGATGAACAGGATCGGTTAAACTGTGCCGATATCGGGCCGGCGATATCCCCCGAAGAGCTCCAAAGGGTGGAAGCTTCGGGAAAACCAATACTATTCAACTGCGCCAGCGCCCTTTTCGACCTAAAAAAGCTTTGTTCACGTCTGGATACCATTATCAAAGAGCTTCCGCTGCGCTTCTCTGATCAGAAAAAAGATGCGGGCTGCTATAGTCAGGCGGAGCAGGTAACCTGGGAGGTGATTGGCATGCTCGATCATCCCCTGATTTTCGGAGTAAAAAAAAGCGAACGATTTCTTGCTGCAAAGCTTCTCACCGAAAGCCTTCTTACCAGCGGAATTGGGTTAGATGATCCCAATTTTCCCGATATTTCAAAGGGATCAAGCTCATTGAGAGAGCTTGGTAAGGTGCTGAATGCCGGGCTATGCAGAGGCCTTTCATCAAAATATGGGCTTACACTGAAAAACGGCAGATGGATACCGCAAGAGGAGACATAG
- a CDS encoding single-stranded DNA-binding protein — protein sequence MANDINSVILVGRLTRDAEMRYTNSGMAICKFSVAVNRRKRSGDQWTDEVNFFDITLFGKSAEGVHQYLVKGKQVAIQGELRQNRWEQDGQTRSKVEIVAQNLELLGGGGSSPSGGGAVRQGAKPFEQYNSGPGPEDFDDDIPF from the coding sequence ATGGCCAACGATATTAATTCAGTAATTCTTGTCGGGCGGCTTACCCGGGATGCCGAGATGCGTTACACCAATAGTGGTATGGCGATTTGTAAATTTTCCGTTGCTGTAAACCGAAGAAAGAGGTCCGGTGATCAGTGGACGGATGAGGTGAATTTCTTCGACATCACCCTGTTTGGGAAAAGTGCCGAAGGGGTTCATCAATATCTCGTAAAAGGGAAACAGGTGGCCATACAGGGAGAGCTGCGTCAGAATCGCTGGGAGCAGGACGGACAGACGAGAAGTAAAGTGGAAATCGTTGCACAGAATTTGGAGCTTTTGGGCGGGGGAGGGTCTTCTCCTTCTGGAGGAGGAGCTGTTCGCCAGGGGGCAAAGCCCTTTGAACAGTACAATTCAGGTCCCGGGCCGGAAGATTTTGATGACGATATACCCTTTTAA
- the rpsR gene encoding 30S ribosomal protein S18 encodes MADENNRDYRSKDRDDSRDSGNRGGRSSFRGGKRPFFKKKVCRFCTGNMVADYKDPDALGRFVTERGKILPRRITGTCAKHQRLLAKEIKRARVLAYLPFVKK; translated from the coding sequence ATGGCTGACGAGAATAATAGAGATTACAGATCCAAGGATAGGGATGATAGCCGCGATTCCGGCAACAGGGGCGGTAGGTCTTCCTTTCGTGGTGGTAAACGTCCCTTTTTCAAGAAGAAAGTATGCAGATTCTGTACCGGTAATATGGTGGCGGATTATAAGGACCCCGATGCACTCGGTCGCTTTGTAACCGAACGGGGAAAAATTCTTCCAAGAAGAATTACCGGCACATGTGCCAAACATCAGCGACTTCTTGCGAAGGAGATAAAGCGGGCCCGTGTGCTTGCCTATCTTCCTTTTGTGAAAAAATAA
- a CDS encoding flagellar basal body L-ring protein FlgH — protein MTGYGSLRSSFGRFILILLVGPMVLGAESLWKPGFPGYAAAGGGHGMGDLISVLLDADTVLSLNSVQTSDDTTQLSFSGGDAGELTSFLPSADSSSNRSVEAKHDLSFSTSLAARVIGKDDSGALLISGRRQILINGTREEVSIEGTVAPDAVVEGGVRFEDIADAKLVYLTNAFPAGEVLGENDLRYDTVPPVVASDGAQGAADQSVSGENSRPSLSQQRQRELLRAYMNRFLQLLFPVDSPPSVP, from the coding sequence GTGACCGGGTACGGAAGCTTACGTTCAAGTTTTGGTCGGTTTATTCTCATACTTTTAGTTGGACCGATGGTGCTTGGCGCCGAGTCTCTCTGGAAGCCCGGTTTTCCCGGATACGCCGCTGCTGGCGGCGGTCACGGGATGGGGGACCTTATCTCGGTTCTTCTTGATGCCGATACCGTACTTTCTCTCAATTCGGTTCAAACTTCCGACGATACAACGCAGTTGAGCTTTTCCGGCGGAGACGCCGGAGAGCTTACTTCGTTTTTGCCGTCTGCCGATTCTTCATCGAATCGGTCGGTAGAGGCGAAGCATGATCTTTCTTTCTCAACCTCCCTTGCAGCAAGGGTTATTGGGAAGGATGATAGTGGTGCGCTTCTGATCAGCGGTCGACGGCAGATACTCATTAATGGCACAAGGGAGGAAGTTTCCATTGAAGGAACGGTTGCTCCCGATGCTGTTGTAGAGGGGGGCGTCCGATTCGAGGATATAGCCGATGCCAAGCTTGTCTATCTCACGAATGCTTTTCCTGCCGGAGAGGTATTGGGTGAGAATGATCTTCGCTATGACACCGTTCCTCCTGTTGTCGCTTCTGATGGGGCTCAAGGGGCGGCGGATCAATCCGTCTCTGGTGAAAATTCCCGTCCTTCCCTTAGTCAGCAGCGGCAAAGAGAACTTCTCCGTGCATATATGAACCGTTTTCTGCAGCTTCTGTTTCCCGTCGATTCTCCCCCTTCTGTTCCCTGA